A region of the Sandaracinaceae bacterium genome:
GTGGTCAGTGGATATGGAGGTAGCCGGGCCACGCTGCTGATTGGAGTCGTCACGCTGCTCGTGCTCGCGCTGGCGCTGGCGCTGCTCGTGCCGGCCCTCGGAATCGACGGCGCCGCGCTCGCCGTTGCCCTGGCGTTCGTGACCCAAGGCGTCCTGCAGTGTTTGGGAATGCGATACGTCGTCGGCAGCTGGGGGATCTCGGTCGCGAGGCTGCCTTTGCTCACCCGCGGCGGCGCGGCGGTGGCTGCCGCGTGTGTGACGCTCGTCATGATCGAACCCCACGAGCCGCAGTGGTGGACACGCAGCGTGGCCGTCGGGGTCTTCGCCGCGCTGTTCGTCCCGGCGGCGCTCCGCGTGTATCGCCGCCCGCACGAGGACCAAACGCCGGAGGTCAGCGCATGAAGGTCCTGGACGTGAACGAGTTCTTCGCGGACCGTGGGGGTGGGGTGCGCACCTACGTGCACCAGAAGCTCGCGGCGGGCCGGGCGCGAGGGGTCGAAGTCGTGGTGGTGGCGCCCGGTTCGGAGGACCGCGTGGAAGCGAGACTGGGCGGCAAGGTCATCTGGGTGAAGAGCCCGCCGCTGCCGCTAGACCCGCGATACCACCTGCTGGTCCGGGAGCGTGCCGTGCACGAGGTGGTGCGGGCCGAGAGACCGGATGTCATCGAAGGGTCCAGTCCATGGTCAGGTGGGTGGTTCGCAGCGCGCGCCCCTGGGTCGGCGCCGCGAGCCCTGGTCTTCCATCAGGACGCGGTAGCGGTCTACGGCCACAGCCTGTTCGACCGCTACGTGGGAGCGGCTCGCTTGGACCGCATCGCGCGCCCCTACTGGGGCTACCTGCGCGCTCTCTCGTCCCACTTCGATCGCACCATAGTTAGTGGCGCATGGCTGGCGGATCGACTGGCGCGCTTTGGGATCCGCGTACCGACCGCGGTCCCGTTCGGCGTCGACCGCGCCCGCTTCTCCGTCGCGCGCTCCTGCCCCATCAGGCGCGCGGCGTTGCTGTCCAGCTGCGGTCTCGGATCGCGTGCGACCCTGCTGGTTGCGGTGAGTCGCCTGCACCCCGAGAAACGTGTGGGGACGTTGATCGATGCCATCGCGAGGCTCGAGGGGTCCTCGGCATTCCCCTACGGGCTGGGGCTGGTGGTCGTGGGGGACGGTCCGCTGGCGAGCTACCTCCGCGCGCGCGCGCGCGCGTCGAGGCGGGTGCACTTCGCAGGCTTCTTCGCCGAGCCGAACGCGCTCCCCGAAGTGGTCGCTTGCGCCGACGCGTTCCTGCATGGCTCTTCCGCCGAGACGTACGGCCTGGTCGTGGGCGAGGCGATCGCGGCCGGCGTGCCGCTGATCGTGCCCAGCGTGGGGGGCGCTGCCGAGCTGGCCCGCGCGGAGTACGCGGAGGTGTACCGCGCTGGCGACCCTGCGGACTGCGCGGCCGCCATCGAGCGATTCGCTTACCGGGATCAAGCCGGGATGCGCGCCGCGGCATCCCACGCGGGTCGGACCATGGTGCTCGACGCGGAGCGCCACTTCGACGGCCTCTTCGCCACGTACAGCGGCATGGTCCGTGAAGCGCGGGAGTCCTGAGTGGCGGTGCGGGTAGCCCTCTTCGTTCATGGTCGCGGCCGGGGTCACGCGTCGCGCGCACGCGCCTGCCTCCCCGCGTTGCGTGCCGCTGGACTCGAGGTGTCCTGCTTCGTCGGGCGCGAGGTCGCGGGCATGCTCGACGACCTCGGCGAAGTCTGTCGCATCGACACGTGCGGCCCGGGGAAGCGGCTCCCCCAGCGCTTTGCCGCGCGCGTGCGCGAGGACATCTCGCGCCTGCGCCATGTGGATCCGGAGGTGGTCATCAGCGACGGTGACGGCCCCTCGATCCACGCCGCTCTCGCGCTCGGCATCCCGTCGGTGGCGGTGGGTCACGGCGTGCTCTACGCGACGTGCCACATCGAAGCGCCTCTTCCGCATCTCTCGCGCGCTCGCGAAGCGCTCAACGCTGCGAGCTCGACGTGGTGCGCTACCCGAAGGGTGGTGGTGCACTTCGCGCCCGCTCGGCCCTTTGCGCCCGGCACCAGCGTGGGGCGCCCTGACCTTCCGGCGGCTCTCACTGGCACCCCGAGCGACGACGGCTCGGTGCTGGCGTACTTCCGCGACGACGACGGCTACACATGGCTCGAGCACCTCGCAAGGAGTGGGGAACGTGTCGTGCTGTTCGGGAACCCCACGCGAGTCCCGGCGGGCGTCACGGTGCACCGCCCGGATCCCGAGTCCTTCGCCGAGCACCTCCTCCGCTGTCGCGGCGTGATCTCGTCGGCGGGCAACCACCTCCCCGCCGAGTGCGCACTGCTGGGCAAGCCACTGTTGGCCACGTTCGCACGGCATGATGCGGAGCACCGCATGAACGCTGCGTTGATCGAGTCGGCGCGGATTGGAGTCGCTGCGCCCGTCGAACGGGTCGTACCGGCCGCGATCGATCGCTTCCGGGCACTGGGGCACACCAGCACCCGTCGCAGCGCCATTCATGGCATGCGCCCGGCGTCGGCCATGGTGACCGAGGCCGTACTCGAACTCGTTCGCTAGCCGGCGCACCCCTCGAGCCTGCCACCATCCAAACGTGGCACGACGCTGTCACGCGATGGTGGCGAGAATGCGACCTTCGAGTGCGACGGTGCCAGCGTATGTACTCACGCGCCTTCTACGAGCGTCGGCAAGCAGCCAAAGAAGTTGCCGCCGAAGTTGTCCTCGACCTCCTGCTCCCGGTGCTCCCCCCAGTCCGAACGGCGGTCGACGTCGGCTGCGGCGTAGGGACGTGGCTCGCTGCGCTCGCATCGCGTGGCGTCGACGTGTCGGGATTCGATGGACCCTGGGTAGACGTGAAGCACCTGCGCATCGATCGCGCGCGGTTCCGGAGCGTGGACCTCGCCCAACCGCTCCCGCTCGTGAAGCGCTGTGACCTGGCGATCTGCCTCGAAGTCGCAGAGCACCTGCCCGAGAAGGTGGCCCCGACGGTCGTCGAGAACCTCACGCGGCTCTCCAACATCATCCTGTTCTCCGCCGCCATCCCCGGCCAGGGTGGCACGGGTCACGCCAACGAGCAGTGGCCGGACTACTGGGCCGCTCACTTCGAAGCGCGAGGATATGCGCTCGCGGATGTCGTGCGGGCGCCCATCTGGGACGACGAGCGGGTGCCCTACTGGTACCGCCAGAACACCTTCGTCTATGTCGCGCGGGGGGCTCTCGACCGTGTGTCGCCAGCCCTTCGGGACGCGGTGGAAGCGGGTCCTCGTCAGCCGCTGCGCGCGGTTCACCCTGCCCTCTTCGACGAGAAGCGGCACGGTCACGTCGGGGGGCTGGTGCATCGTCTCGGCCAGGTGGGGCGGGGCCTGGCACAGACGCTCGCCGCGCACCTCCCGCTCGCAACCTGAGCCGTCGCAGGAGACCGCAGGATGCGAGGCGCGGATGATGTGCCCACCGTCCGGACGCCAGCGTGTGTGGCCGCGCTGGTCGCGTGGGGCGCATGCGGCATCCTTTGGTGGCTGGTGGCCGCACGCCTGGAAGCCGGAGACACCGATGGCGTCCCGGGTTTGATCCGAGCCGCCGTGCGCGGCGGGGTCATCACACCCGCCGATGCGTGGGCCTCTGCGATGCGACGCGTCGCGTGCGCACTCGCCCTCATCTCCCTGCCGTGGGTCTTTCCGCAGCACTGGGCCCGGCGCCGAGAGCTCGCGGCAGCGCTCGTCGGGGAGAGCACACCCGAGACCGTGGCCTTCCTGCGCATCGTGGTCACCGCGGTCCTGCTCGGTGTGTCCTTGCGGAGTGACCGATCAGCGACACCGGGAGGCAGCCGAGTTCGGCCCGTGCGAGCCTGAGCGGGGGCTCGTCGCGTGTGCGGGGTTCAGGGCGAGGGGAGACGCAGCGGGCGTCATGTCCGCCACTCGAGCGAGCTACGTCGCGGTGGGTGCCGGAGTCGCTCGAAGGCCCAGGCAAAGGTAGGCCTGCACGGGCACCCCGATGGCGCGGCAGGTGGCCACGATGCCGAGGGGCGCAGGCGCGGTGGGCGCCTTCCGAGCTGCCCGCGAAGGCATGTTCGGGCAGTTTCGCGACGGTCTGGAGCGCGCTCCGTGGGCGAGTTGTCGTGGGCGTCCGGGTCGTCGATGAAGCGGAAGAGCGCGTCGCGGTGGTTCCTGTAGTAGCGCACCGCGGCCATGAGCGGCTCCGAGGGCAGGAGCACGGGCTCGACGGCGGCGAGCCAGACCTCGAAGTCGTTCGCGATGGGCCGGATGTAGCGCTGGCGATGCTCTCGTAGAGCTTCGCCAACCAGACCCAGCGCCTGCGCCTTGTCCTCTTCGCCGTAGATGGCCCCGATAAAGGCCCCGCCCTCTTTGGCCAGCCCCGGCTGGGTGGCTTCGGCGTCGCGAAACTTGCGGCGCCCGTGGGCGTTGCAGCCGGTCTCGATCACGCGCCCCGTCTCGAACACTGCGTTGAAGCGATGCTCGGCGTCCGCGGTGAGCTTGCCCACGAACGGCGCGAGCTTGGACACCACCGACTCGCTGCTCTTGTCGGCCTCGTACTGGAAGACCGCGAGATCCTCGTTGCGGTACAGCTCGATGTAGCCGTTGTGCGCGACCGGGAGCTTGGGCACGAGCACCTTGAGGCCCGTTCCGTCGGTGGCCATCCACGAGCCCGCGAGCAGCTGTCGCCAGTGATAGCCGTCCACGGGCGCGAGCAGATCCGCAGCCCGCTCGATGAACGACACCAGCGTGCCCATCGCCAGCGGAACACCGCGCTCGGCGAGGTCACGACGGGCGGTCAGGGGCGTCCGAACTTCGGGAACCACGCCAGCCACTCGCACGTGACCTTCGAGCGGTCGTAGGGCGCGGGCAGCGAGCGTGGTGTCGTGCGTCCACCGCAACTGCGGCAACGGCACGTGGTGCGGCGCACCAAGCGTCGACGCTGATGCTCCTTCACCACGTGGAGCTTCTCCTCCACCAGCTCCTCGGCCGCATCGAGCGCGGCGCTGCCGCAGTGCGCGCACGCGTCGGGGCGAAGCGCATGCTCCTCTGCCTCAAGGTGCGGCGGGACCTTCTTGCGGCCGGTGGGCTTCACCGGCGACTTGGCCTTTTCCTCCTCGTCAGGCTTCTCCGGGCGCCTGCATGTTCCTCGAACATGCCGGGTGTCGCCCTCCACCGTGGGCGGCGGCGCGGTGGCTTCGGCGCGGGGTCTTGCGCTGCTTGCGCTGGGCGATGGCCAGCAGCTCGGCCACGCGCTCGTTCAGCTTTGCGAGTTGGTCGATGAGCTGAGCGATCTGCTTTCGCTGCTCCGCGTTCTCTCGCTGAAGTGCGGCGACATCGACCACGGCGACAAGAGATCACGCCCGTGATCGACGTGCCGATCCCACCGACCGGGCGCGGCCCCGGCGCGCGGCGGTGAAGTCGATGCCGGCGAGCAGCGACGCGAACGCAGTTCCGTCGATCTGCACCTGCGTTTCCGCACCGTCGAGGGGTGGCACCTGAAAGCTGCCCGCCTCGAGCCGCTTCGCCAGAAGGCACCAGCCCGAGCCATCAAACCACAGCGCCTTCGCGATCCGTCGACGCTTGTTCATGAACAAGTACAGGTGCCCATCCACCGGGTCGAGACCGAGCCGACGCACCGCCCCCGCCAGCGAGTCGAACGAGCCGCGCATGTCGATGGGCTCCACCGCGACGAACACCCGCACGGTGGGAGGCAGGCTCAGCACGCGCGCAGCACCGTCACGATTCGGCGAAGCGTCTCGTCCTGGAAGCCGTCGCCGAACTCCACGCGAGCGCCGTTCACCTCGAGCACGTAGTGCCGCGCCGGTGGGCGCCGTGACCGGCCGAGGGGTGGGCACCAGCTCCACGAGGCCGCTGCGCGCGAGCCTCACCTGTGCCTTGGCAGGTGGAGCCTTGGCGGCCTTCGCCTCGCGCCTGCCCAGGTTCACGCGCCACGCGTTCAGCGAGCGTCCATCGATGCCGTGCTCGCGAGCCCACTCGGCGAGCGGCCGCCCCGAAGCCACCACCGCTCGCAGACACCTCCGAGCCTCGAGCTCCTCTTCGATCCTTCGCGCCTTCGCCACACATCACCTCCGGGAAAACCCAAAGGCTGCGCGGCACCCACGCGGCCGTCATCCCGGTGTCGCTGATGGCTCACTTCGCGGAAGACCTATCCAGCATCGCGCTGCTGCCGGAGTCGTCGCTTCGCCCCAAAGGAGTGCTCCTGCTGCTGGACGCCGTCCCGGCTTTTCACGCCTTCTCGCGCGACGGGAGCGCGCTCCGTGCCTTCGCGTGGCTGACGCGCGGGCTGCTGGGCCTCGCGCTCGTGGGCTACCGAGGGCGGGCCACGGTGCCGGCTGCGGCGATGATGATGATGGTCTTCGGCGGACTGCTGCGTGGCTACGCCAACTCCTTCCACGCAGGCCTCTTACCAGTCTGGCTGCTGCTGGTCCTCTCGTTCTTCCCGACCACCGACACTTGGTCGCTCGATGCCTGGCGTTCGCGTTCCACTCCCGCACACCACCTTCGAGGGCGAGGCGCGCTCTACGGCTGGGCCCGCTACACATTCTGGAGCGTGCTCTCGCTCGCGTACTTCGCTGCGGGCACGAGCAAGCTCTTCAACGGAGGGCCACTGTGGTGGGAACCGAACAACATGCGCGTGATCCTCGCAATGGACGGTCTGAATCCCATGGAGCTCCCGTTCCGCTTGGGACTACCCTTCGCGACCGGCCCCGCCTGGCCGCTCGCGCTCCTCGGGCTCTCCGCTCTTTCCGTCGAGCTCGGGATGATCAGCATGCTCTTTTCACAGCGCCTGCGCTGGGTCATGCCGGCTGCGATGCTCGCCACCCATGTCGGCATCGCGCTGCTCCAGAACGTGCTCTTCGCCGACCTGATCGTGCTGCTCGCAGCGTTCTATGCGCAGCGCTGGACGGACCGGTGCTCCGCCAGCCAGAGCGTCTACCTCGAGCAGCGCAACCCGATCTCGCGGTCGACCTCGGCCGAGCGCGACGCTGCGCATTCGAGAGGCTCCCGTGTCTTCGCGGCGTTCGCGTGCACCTTCATCGTCGCCAACCTCGTGGGGATCGAGCTCTATCCACTCACCGGCATGCAGATGTACTCGCGCAGAAACCACGATGGCGTCGTGCGCTATCACCGCATCGTGGCGATCGACGCCCTGGGCCATGAGAAAGCTGCGCATCCGGAGCACTGGGTCGGGGCGCTCCGCGATTCCCGCTACCGCTTTCACCTGCACCGCTGCTTCGACGACGGTGACCCAAGACCGTGCCGCGACTTCCTGAGCGGCTTCGCGCAATTCCTCGCGGCGTCTCCGGCTCACGACGACGTCGTAGCGCTAGAAGCCCAAGAGTGGCGCTGGTCCATTCGTGACCACCCCTCGGATCCGGGTCACGGAGCCATCCACGCGCGCGTCAGCGTCGCTGTGGAGTGAGCGGCGCTCAGGCTTCGCCGATGGTGTGCACGTTGCTCGCTACGTCGAACATGCCGCGGCGCTTGGCAGCGGCCAGCACGCGCAGCGCCTCGCGGTAGCCGCGCGTCATCAACACCTTGGCGTTGGCCCGCGAGGTGAACGAGAAGCGCCCGAGGTCGGCCGACACGTTCAGCACGGTGACGTGCGGATACAGGCGGTTGATCAGATCGATGCCGCGCTTCTCTTTCTCGCTGATGACGATGTTGACCGCCTGGCGCCCGATGGCGAGGCCGCCAGAGTGAACCAGCGAGCGCTGCCCCGGCCGGATGACGTGCGGGCGGTAGACGTTGGAGATGATGACCACGTCGGCGCCGGCTTCCACGGCGAGGTCGATGCTGAGCGTACGCACCAGCTCGCCATCCATGTAGTAGCGGTCGCCGATGCGGTAGGGCCGGAAGAGGAGCGGCACGCACGACGACGCAGCCACGGCCTGGCTGATGGGCACGTCGTCGCGGTAGCCGCGCCCGAACACCACGCGGCCGCGGCCGTCGATGTCCGACGCCGTGACGAACACGTCCTTGTTCAGCGCGCGGAAGTCGTTCTGCGGCAGCTTCTCGGCCAGGAAGCGCTCGAAGCGGTCGATGGAGAGCAGGCCGCTGGTCAGATAGCCCGGCTGGCTGAGCTGCTCGAGGTTGGGCGCGCCCAGGAAGTAGCGCCCGCGCATGGGGTTGGTCTCGGCACCAGTGCCCTTGTAGAAAGGGCGCACCCAGTCGGCCAGCTGGGACGCCGTGAAGCCTTGAGAGAAGAACGCCGAGGCGATAGCCCCCGCGGACGCACCCACGTAGATGTCGGGCTCGAGCGCCAGCTCTTCCATCGCCTTGAGGACGCCCAAGTGAGCCACTCCCTTGGTGGCGCCTCCAGATCCAACGAAAGCGATGCGCGGTTTACCCATGAGGGGATGGTTTCGCGCCCGGAGCGGCGGGTCAAGTGCAGGGTGCGGGAGAGACGCTGGTTCAGCTCGTTCTCGCTCGCCGGGGCGCGTGAGGGGACTCGCGACACCACGGTGTCACGCGACGGTGGCCGGACTGCGACGTCACGGTGCGATGGTCGTGCCGTATGTACTCAACAGCTTGCCACGAGTGTCCCGTTCGCTCGACCGTCGACTTCCCGCGAGCAGCGCTGGAACGTGTCCCTCTCTCCCCAAAGGCCACCGTCGGGGGCGGCTGCAATCGGCGCCTGACGAACGGGGAGCCATGAAGGTCTGCGTCGTTGGATCGGGTTACGTGGGGTTGGTCACCGGGGCCTGCCTCGCTGAGGCCGGGAATACAGTCCTGTCCGTCGACAAGGACCAGGAAAAGGTGGACGCGCTGCTGCGTGGCGAGGTCCCCATCTACGAGCCCGGCCTGGGTAGCCTGATCGCGCAAAACATCGCGGCGGGCCGACTTCGATTCAGCACCGACATCGGCAGCGCGGTCGGCGAGGCCGACCTCGTGTTCCTGACCGTGGGCACGCCCGGGCGTCGCGATGGCGGCGCGGACTTGCGCGCGGTGGACGCCGTCGCCGCGTCGGTGGCTGAGCGCGTAACGCACCCGACCGTGTTGGTGCTCAAGAGTACGGTGCCCGTCGGGACGAATGAGCGGGTGCAGAAGATCGTGGCGAGCGCCGCGTTCCCCGTTCACGTGGTCAGCAACCCCGAGTTCCTCAAGGAAGGCGCTGCGATCAAGGACTTCTTACACCCCGAGAGAATCGTCTGCGGTTATGGGGGGAACGACGAGCGCGTCCGCCCCTTGATGGAGCGCCTCTATCACCCTTACTGCCTCTCCGGCAGCCGCTTGATGTGGATGTCACCCGCAAGCGCCGAGCTCACGAAGTACGTGTCCAACACCATGCTGGCCATGCGCATCTCCTTCATGAACGAAGTGGCACTGCTGGCTGAGAAGGCGGGCGCGAACATCCACGACGTGCGTCACGCGGTCGGGGCTGACAGCCGCATCGGAGACAAGTTCCTACACGCTGGTGCGGGCTACGGCGGGTCTTGTTTCCCGAAGGACGTGCTGGCGCTCGCCACAGCAGGGCGCGACTTCGGCGTCCCCATGGAGCTCTCAGAGGCCACGCATCGCGTGAATGAGCGGCAGAAGTCCGTGATCGTGGCGAAGCTCAAGTCGCGCTTCGGCGGAACACTCCGTGGCAAGCGCATTGCGGTTTGGGGCATCGCGTTCAAGCCGGACACAGACGACATCCGTGAGGCGCCGGCGCTGACTACCATCGACGTGCTCCTCAGTGAGGGCGCGTCCGTCGTGGCGCACGACCCCAAGGCGATGCAAGAGTTCCGCAGGCACCACGACGTCACGCTCGACTTGGTGAGCGACCCGTACGACGCCCTCGACGGGGCCGACGCGCTGGTGCTGCACACGGAGTGGCGCATCTACCAGAATCCAGACTTCGCACAGATGAAGCGACGCATGCGCCAGGCCTTTCTCATCGATGGGCGCAACGTCTGGTCCAGCTACCAACTCGAGGAGCAAGGCTTCGAGTACGACGGGATTGGCGTTCGAGCGACGCGGTGACTCGTTCAGCCGGGGCCTGGAAGCGGCATGAGGGCGCGGCCGCCGGCGAGGCCACGCCAAATCGCCTTTCCGGCGGCGTCGAAGCGCCGTACAGCGTCCACGAAGCGGGCGCGCGCCTCGCAGTCCACCCACTCGCGCGGAAGCCAGGGATCGAACACCACTTGACGGATCGCCGCGCCGCCCAGGAGGTAGGCTTCCCGGGCGGCTACGTCGTGCTCGAGTTCCGAGCTCCGAGCCAGCCACGCTTCCAGCTGCGTGCGCTGCTCCACGTACGCGCGGCTCAGCGCCGCCCCGTCCCACAGCCACGCTATCTGGGCCTGGCGCTCGTCGTCGAATGCGTCCGCGCCAAAGACTGCGGCTTCGGAGTCGAGCCCCACCGTCATCAGGCGCTGCCGCAGGTCGGGCACGCCCCCGCGCAGGTTGTCCGGTCGCACGAAGAGCCCGCGCTCGAGCTCTCGTAGCCCGAGGAGATGCAGAGCACGCTCGCGGCCCTCCACGGCTGTGCGGTCGCGACGCGAGAGGTTGCCCGTGTGCACCAGCACGTAGCGGCCCGCCCACGTCGAGACGCGTCGCTCGGCCGTACGCCACTCCGAGACCGCGAGGTTCAGCCCCTCCGCGTTGGGGCCGATCACATAGGCCCCGCGACCGCTCGCCCGAATGAGGCCGTCGGCGGACAGCCGAACCAGTGTGACCCGCACGTTGTTCTCCGTGATGTCGAACAGCGCGCAGGCCGTGATGGCGTCGCGCACGTTCAGCGGTGCGCCATCGGTGGCCAGCAGGAGCCCGAGGATCAGCTTCCTGGCATTGGGGCCCTTGGGCTTCATCCGTCGCTCAGTGCATGGGCAGCGACGCTGCCGCGCCGTCTTGCGACGCTCGGTGCGTCACGGCCGGGTCCGCGCGCTCGAGGATGGCCCGCACGTCGGTGCCCTTGGGCAGCGCGCCGTAGTTGTGGTGGCCCTGGCCCGCGAGCCGCGACGCGCAGAACGCCTCGCTGACAGCCACGGGCGCGTGCCGCACCAGCAGCGACGCCTGGAACGCGAGCGCCAGCTGGTCCACCAGGTGCCGTGACTGGAACTGGATGTCGGCCACGTCGCGGAAGTCGAGCCCCCCAAAGTGGCCCTTCAGCGCGCACACGTAGGCGTCGAGATGTGAGTTGCCACCGGACGCCAGGTCCACCTCGTGCAGGAAGGCGCGCACCACCTCGGGGTTCTTGCCGATGGCGCGCAGCACGTCCAGGCACTGCACGTTGCCGCTGCCCTCCCAGATGGGGTTGATCACGGACTCACGGTAGAGCCGCGGGTAGATGGAGTTCTCCATGACGCCGCTGCCGCCGATGCACTCCATGACCTCGTAGGTGTGCTGCGGGGTGCGCTTGCAGATCCAGTACTTGCCCACCGCGATGGCAAGGCGCTGTAGGTGCCCCTCGTGGGCGTCGCTGTCACGTGCGTCCAGCGCCCGCGCCATGCGCATGCCGAAGGCGATGGCCCCCTCGTACTCGAGCGCCAAATCGGCGAGCACGTTCTGCATGAGCGGCTGATCGCGCAGCCGCGCCCCAAAGGCCGCCCGCTGGTTGCAGTGGTGGATGGCGTTCGCCAGGCCCACCCGCATGAGCGCGGCCGAGCCGACCATGCAGTCGAAGCGCGTGAGCCCCACCATCTCGATGATGGTGGGCACGCCGCGCCCTTCGTTGCCGATGAGCCAGCCCTGGGCGCCGCGCAGCTCCACCTCGCTCGACGCGTTGGAGCGGTTGGCCATCTTGTCCTTCAGCCGGATGACGTTGAGCGCGTTCTTGCTCCCGTCCGGCAAGAAGCGCGGCACCAGGAAGCACGACGGCCCCGCTGCGGTCTGGGCCAGGATCAGGAACACGTCGCACATGGGCGCCGAGAGGAACCACTTGTGCCCCACCAGCGAGTAGAGCTCGCCCGGCCCTGCGGCGCTCACGGGGGTGGCCTGCGTGCTGTTGGAGCGCACGTCCGAGCCGCCCTGCTTCTCGGTCATGCCCATGCCCACGGTGACCGCGCGCTTCTCGCTGGCCGGCACGTTGCGTGGGTCGTACTCACGCGAGAGGATCTTGGGCTCCCACACGGCGGCCAGCTCGGGCTGCTGGCGAATG
Encoded here:
- a CDS encoding glycosyltransferase, with amino-acid sequence MKVLDVNEFFADRGGGVRTYVHQKLAAGRARGVEVVVVAPGSEDRVEARLGGKVIWVKSPPLPLDPRYHLLVRERAVHEVVRAERPDVIEGSSPWSGGWFAARAPGSAPRALVFHQDAVAVYGHSLFDRYVGAARLDRIARPYWGYLRALSSHFDRTIVSGAWLADRLARFGIRVPTAVPFGVDRARFSVARSCPIRRAALLSSCGLGSRATLLVAVSRLHPEKRVGTLIDAIARLEGSSAFPYGLGLVVVGDGPLASYLRARARASRRVHFAGFFAEPNALPEVVACADAFLHGSSAETYGLVVGEAIAAGVPLIVPSVGGAAELARAEYAEVYRAGDPADCAAAIERFAYRDQAGMRAAASHAGRTMVLDAERHFDGLFATYSGMVREARES
- a CDS encoding methyltransferase domain-containing protein; the encoded protein is MYSRAFYERRQAAKEVAAEVVLDLLLPVLPPVRTAVDVGCGVGTWLAALASRGVDVSGFDGPWVDVKHLRIDRARFRSVDLAQPLPLVKRCDLAICLEVAEHLPEKVAPTVVENLTRLSNIILFSAAIPGQGGTGHANEQWPDYWAAHFEARGYALADVVRAPIWDDERVPYWYRQNTFVYVARGALDRVSPALRDAVEAGPRQPLRAVHPALFDEKRHGHVGGLVHRLGQVGRGLAQTLAAHLPLAT
- a CDS encoding transposase; its protein translation is MVPEVRTPLTARRDLAERGVPLAMGTLVSFIERAADLLAPVDGYHWRQLLAGSWMATDGTGLKVLVPKLPVAHNGYIELYRNEDLAVFQYEADKSSESVVSKLAPFVGKLTADAEHRFNAVFETGRVIETGCNAHGRRKFRDAEATQPGLAKEGGAFIGAIYGEEDKAQALGLVGEALREHRQRYIRPIANDFEVWLAAVEPVLLPSEPLMAAVRYYRNHRDALFRFIDDPDAHDNSPTERAPDRRETARTCLRGQLGRRPPRLRPSASWPPAAPSGCPCRPTFAWAFERLRHPPRRSSLEWRT
- the tnpB gene encoding IS66 family insertion sequence element accessory protein TnpB, which codes for MLSLPPTVRVFVAVEPIDMRGSFDSLAGAVRRLGLDPVDGHLYLFMNKRRRIAKALWFDGSGWCLLAKRLEAGSFQVPPLDGAETQVQIDGTAFASLLAGIDFTAARRGRARSVGSARRSRA
- a CDS encoding patatin-like phospholipase family protein; translation: MGKPRIAFVGSGGATKGVAHLGVLKAMEELALEPDIYVGASAGAIASAFFSQGFTASQLADWVRPFYKGTGAETNPMRGRYFLGAPNLEQLSQPGYLTSGLLSIDRFERFLAEKLPQNDFRALNKDVFVTASDIDGRGRVVFGRGYRDDVPISQAVAASSCVPLLFRPYRIGDRYYMDGELVRTLSIDLAVEAGADVVIISNVYRPHVIRPGQRSLVHSGGLAIGRQAVNIVISEKEKRGIDLINRLYPHVTVLNVSADLGRFSFTSRANAKVLMTRGYREALRVLAAAKRRGMFDVASNVHTIGEA
- a CDS encoding UDP-glucose/GDP-mannose dehydrogenase family protein is translated as MKVCVVGSGYVGLVTGACLAEAGNTVLSVDKDQEKVDALLRGEVPIYEPGLGSLIAQNIAAGRLRFSTDIGSAVGEADLVFLTVGTPGRRDGGADLRAVDAVAASVAERVTHPTVLVLKSTVPVGTNERVQKIVASAAFPVHVVSNPEFLKEGAAIKDFLHPERIVCGYGGNDERVRPLMERLYHPYCLSGSRLMWMSPASAELTKYVSNTMLAMRISFMNEVALLAEKAGANIHDVRHAVGADSRIGDKFLHAGAGYGGSCFPKDVLALATAGRDFGVPMELSEATHRVNERQKSVIVAKLKSRFGGTLRGKRIAVWGIAFKPDTDDIREAPALTTIDVLLSEGASVVAHDPKAMQEFRRHHDVTLDLVSDPYDALDGADALVLHTEWRIYQNPDFAQMKRRMRQAFLIDGRNVWSSYQLEEQGFEYDGIGVRATR
- a CDS encoding PaaX family transcriptional regulator produces the protein MKPKGPNARKLILGLLLATDGAPLNVRDAITACALFDITENNVRVTLVRLSADGLIRASGRGAYVIGPNAEGLNLAVSEWRTAERRVSTWAGRYVLVHTGNLSRRDRTAVEGRERALHLLGLRELERGLFVRPDNLRGGVPDLRQRLMTVGLDSEAAVFGADAFDDERQAQIAWLWDGAALSRAYVEQRTQLEAWLARSSELEHDVAAREAYLLGGAAIRQVVFDPWLPREWVDCEARARFVDAVRRFDAAGKAIWRGLAGGRALMPLPGPG
- a CDS encoding acyl-CoA dehydrogenase family protein, with the translated sequence MATTQPPSPPHDLGETHAVTNVASDLVDYNLFTADQPLMEATAREGGAWGAASIEAFGELTGRASYLELGHLANKYTPELDTHDRFGRRVDVVRYHDAYHRLMETSLREGLHATPWTDPRPGAHVVRAAKSAMQGQVEAGHGCPVTMTFASIPSIRQQPELAAVWEPKILSREYDPRNVPASEKRAVTVGMGMTEKQGGSDVRSNSTQATPVSAAGPGELYSLVGHKWFLSAPMCDVFLILAQTAAGPSCFLVPRFLPDGSKNALNVIRLKDKMANRSNASSEVELRGAQGWLIGNEGRGVPTIIEMVGLTRFDCMVGSAALMRVGLANAIHHCNQRAAFGARLRDQPLMQNVLADLALEYEGAIAFGMRMARALDARDSDAHEGHLQRLAIAVGKYWICKRTPQHTYEVMECIGGSGVMENSIYPRLYRESVINPIWEGSGNVQCLDVLRAIGKNPEVVRAFLHEVDLASGGNSHLDAYVCALKGHFGGLDFRDVADIQFQSRHLVDQLALAFQASLLVRHAPVAVSEAFCASRLAGQGHHNYGALPKGTDVRAILERADPAVTHRASQDGAAASLPMH